Proteins encoded in a region of the Desulfovibrio sp. TomC genome:
- a CDS encoding (Fe-S)-binding protein has translation MSTELTPVHCLHGQGRRPECILCGRCLSACPLFAATGREELSPRAKFFLARAVAEGRAELSATAAEILTTQCLSCGRCENACPLGLCGPDLVAELRASHPGFAGFLWKLWIERAGLMWPLARSLARLLPGSVPIEAVARARDSLAAMGAGDAPTPWLAPKTFDIRHLGKKAVLFAGCVAEHANPRWKDAAKRLLAGLGVDLLPDPGFTCCGCTLGHSGAPEAQAAMQQQNIEAWRKAGRPLLVVFCATCRCGLRAYARKDLGLAMDEIGLWRDNLVSLAELLGDTTFAVAEAAPAAVRYHRPCHGAGGNQDLDFLRRAMGARLVFHEDETPCCGFGGLTKLTAPALSDAVAQNALDIYAPKPGEQIVTGCSGCVTQLRSLAPDGVVVGHWLECID, from the coding sequence GTGTCCACGGAACTCACCCCCGTCCACTGTCTGCACGGCCAGGGCCGCCGGCCGGAATGCATCCTGTGCGGCCGCTGCCTGTCGGCCTGTCCGCTGTTTGCCGCCACCGGCCGCGAGGAACTGTCCCCGCGCGCCAAATTTTTCCTGGCCCGGGCCGTGGCCGAGGGCCGGGCCGAGCTGTCGGCTACGGCCGCCGAGATCCTCACCACCCAGTGCCTGTCCTGCGGCCGCTGCGAAAACGCCTGTCCGCTGGGCCTTTGCGGCCCGGATCTGGTGGCCGAGCTGCGCGCCTCCCATCCCGGCTTCGCCGGCTTTCTCTGGAAGCTGTGGATCGAGCGGGCCGGGCTCATGTGGCCCCTGGCCCGGTCGCTCGCCCGCCTCCTTCCCGGCTCGGTCCCCATCGAGGCCGTGGCCCGGGCCCGCGACTCCCTGGCCGCCATGGGGGCGGGCGACGCCCCCACGCCCTGGCTTGCGCCCAAGACCTTCGACATCCGCCATCTGGGCAAAAAAGCCGTGCTTTTTGCCGGCTGCGTGGCCGAGCACGCCAACCCGCGCTGGAAGGATGCGGCCAAGCGTCTCCTGGCCGGCCTTGGCGTCGACCTCCTGCCCGATCCGGGCTTTACCTGCTGCGGCTGCACCCTGGGCCATTCCGGCGCGCCCGAGGCCCAGGCCGCCATGCAACAGCAAAATATCGAGGCCTGGCGAAAGGCCGGCCGGCCGCTCCTGGTCGTCTTTTGCGCCACCTGCCGCTGCGGGCTTCGGGCCTACGCCCGAAAGGACCTGGGCTTGGCCATGGACGAAATCGGCCTGTGGCGCGACAACCTCGTCTCCCTGGCCGAACTTTTGGGCGACACCACCTTTGCCGTGGCCGAGGCCGCCCCGGCCGCCGTTCGCTACCACCGCCCCTGCCACGGGGCCGGCGGCAACCAGGACCTGGACTTTTTGCGCCGGGCCATGGGCGCACGTCTCGTCTTTCACGAAGACGAGACCCCCTGCTGCGGCTTCGGCGGCCTGACCAAACTCACCGCGCCGGCCCTCTCCGACGCCGTGGCCCAAAACGCCCTGGACATCTATGCCCCCAAACCCGGGGAACAGATCGTCACCGGCTGTTCCGGCTGCGTCACCCAGCTGCGAAGCCTCGCCCCGGACGGCGTCGTCGTCGGCCACTGGCTGGAGTGCATCGACTGA
- the secA gene encoding preprotein translocase subunit SecA: protein MLKSLARTVFGSRNDRYLKGLRPIVEAINAFEPQVKALDDEAIRARIVELRQEVSDGRTLDDILPEVFAIVREASVRSLGMRHYDVQLIGGVTLHQGKIAEMKTGEGKTLVATLPVVLNALSGKGVHLITVNDYLARRDAAWMGKLYAFLGLTVGVILHGLTDEERQQAYGADITYGTNNEFGFDYLRDNMKFYQEQLVQRPLNFAIVDEVDSILIDEARTPLIISGQAEDSSVLYARVNALIPMLHRETHFTVDEKARTVLLTDEGVMRMEDVLKVDNLFDAANITLQHHVLQALKAHHIFQRDVDYVVKDGEVIIVDEFTGRLMPGRRYSDGLHQALEAKELVKVESENQTLATITFQNYFRMYKKLSGMTGTADTEAVEFREIYGLEVISIPTNQPMVRKDFPDLVYKTQREKFEAIAADVKELHKLGQPVLVGTVSIEKSEMLSEMLKKTGVPHDVLNAKNHEKEAEIVALAGHAGKVTIATNMAGRGTDIVLGPGVVELGGLHILGTERHESRRIDNQLRGRSGRQGDPGSSRFYLALDDDLMRLFGSDRLKGLMDKLGMEDGEPIENRMVSRAIENAQKRVEAHNFDIRKQLLEYDNVMNQQREVIYSRRRELMATTEPDAFVMASIDEIVDEIFAPLEGAKAGADPELLAVAAAQIEDILDLKIELTSGDLTEKETVLESAKSRQRELSDTAGAHYKEVARYFLLDSLDRHWKEHLLSMDHLRDGIGLRGYGQKDPKQEYKREGFELFQQLIYSMRDAAIRSMSRVRIRAEVQEEEFQHKSDTANVQYSGPDADAEPAKKEPTRREAPKVGRNDPCPCGSGKKYKKCHGAK, encoded by the coding sequence ATGTTGAAATCCCTTGCCCGGACGGTGTTCGGGTCACGCAATGACCGCTATTTGAAAGGCCTTCGCCCCATTGTCGAGGCGATCAATGCCTTCGAGCCCCAGGTCAAGGCCCTTGACGACGAGGCCATCCGCGCCCGTATCGTGGAGCTGCGCCAGGAAGTGAGCGACGGACGCACCCTGGACGACATCCTGCCCGAAGTCTTCGCCATCGTGCGCGAGGCCTCGGTCCGCTCCCTGGGCATGCGCCACTACGACGTGCAGCTCATCGGCGGCGTCACCCTCCACCAGGGCAAGATCGCCGAGATGAAGACCGGCGAAGGCAAGACCCTGGTCGCCACCCTGCCCGTGGTCTTAAACGCCCTGTCCGGCAAGGGCGTGCACCTGATCACGGTCAACGATTACCTGGCCCGCCGCGACGCCGCCTGGATGGGCAAGCTCTATGCCTTCCTGGGACTGACCGTCGGCGTCATCCTGCACGGCCTGACCGACGAGGAGCGCCAGCAGGCCTACGGCGCGGACATCACCTACGGCACCAATAACGAGTTCGGTTTCGACTATCTGCGCGACAACATGAAGTTTTACCAGGAGCAGCTGGTGCAGCGGCCGCTCAACTTCGCCATCGTCGACGAAGTGGACTCCATCCTCATCGACGAAGCCAGAACGCCGCTGATCATTTCCGGCCAGGCCGAGGATTCCTCGGTGCTCTACGCCCGGGTCAACGCGCTTATTCCCATGCTCCACCGCGAGACCCATTTCACGGTGGACGAAAAAGCCCGCACCGTGCTGTTGACCGACGAAGGCGTCATGCGCATGGAAGACGTCCTCAAGGTCGACAACCTCTTCGACGCCGCCAACATCACCCTCCAGCACCACGTGCTCCAGGCCTTAAAAGCCCACCACATCTTCCAGCGCGACGTGGATTACGTGGTCAAGGACGGCGAAGTCATCATCGTCGATGAATTCACCGGCCGGCTCATGCCCGGCCGGCGCTATTCCGACGGCCTGCATCAGGCCCTGGAGGCCAAGGAACTGGTCAAGGTCGAGTCCGAGAACCAGACGCTGGCCACCATCACCTTCCAGAACTACTTCCGCATGTACAAAAAGCTGTCCGGCATGACCGGCACAGCCGACACCGAGGCGGTGGAATTCCGGGAAATCTACGGCCTGGAAGTCATCTCCATCCCCACCAACCAGCCCATGGTGCGCAAGGACTTCCCGGACCTCGTCTACAAGACCCAGCGGGAAAAGTTTGAAGCCATTGCCGCCGACGTCAAGGAACTGCACAAGCTCGGCCAGCCGGTGCTGGTCGGCACGGTCTCCATCGAGAAATCCGAGATGCTCTCGGAAATGCTCAAAAAGACCGGCGTGCCCCACGACGTCTTAAACGCCAAGAACCACGAGAAAGAAGCCGAGATCGTGGCCCTGGCCGGCCACGCCGGCAAGGTCACCATCGCCACCAACATGGCCGGCCGCGGCACCGACATCGTGCTCGGACCCGGCGTGGTCGAGCTGGGCGGCCTGCACATCCTCGGCACCGAACGCCACGAATCCCGGCGCATCGACAACCAGTTGCGCGGCCGTTCGGGTCGCCAGGGCGATCCCGGCTCCTCGCGCTTTTATCTGGCCCTGGACGACGACCTCATGCGTCTTTTCGGCTCCGACCGCTTAAAAGGCCTCATGGACAAGCTCGGCATGGAAGACGGCGAGCCCATTGAAAACCGCATGGTGTCGCGGGCCATTGAAAACGCCCAGAAGCGCGTGGAAGCCCACAACTTCGATATCCGCAAACAGCTGCTGGAATACGACAACGTCATGAACCAGCAGCGCGAGGTCATCTACTCGCGCCGCCGCGAACTCATGGCCACCACCGAACCGGACGCCTTCGTCATGGCCAGCATCGACGAGATCGTGGACGAGATATTCGCCCCCCTGGAAGGCGCCAAGGCCGGAGCTGATCCCGAACTGCTGGCCGTCGCCGCCGCCCAGATCGAGGATATTCTCGACCTGAAAATTGAACTGACAAGCGGCGATCTCACGGAAAAAGAGACGGTCCTCGAATCCGCCAAGAGCCGCCAGCGCGAACTGTCCGACACGGCCGGGGCGCACTACAAGGAAGTGGCCCGCTACTTCCTCCTCGACAGCCTGGACCGCCACTGGAAGGAACATCTGCTGTCCATGGACCACCTGCGCGACGGCATTGGCCTGCGCGGCTATGGCCAGAAAGACCCCAAGCAGGAATACAAGCGCGAAGGCTTCGAACTGTTCCAGCAGCTCATCTACAGCATGCGCGACGCCGCCATCCGGTCCATGTCCCGGGTGCGCATCCGGGCCGAGGTGCAGGAAGAGGAGTTCCAGCACAAGAGCGATACCGCCAACGTGCAGTATTCCGGACCGGACGCCGACGCCGAACCGGCCAAAAAGGAACCCACGCGGCGCGAGGCCCCCAAGGTCGGCCGCAACGATCCCTGCCCCTGCGGCTCGGGCAAGAAATACAAGAAGTGCCACGGCGCAAAATAG
- the motA gene encoding flagellar motor stator protein MotA produces the protein MFAIIGIVVVLACVFGGFLLEGGHMGVLFQPIELLIIGGAALGSFFISSPKSIALGTFKHVMHVFTGKEPTAGDYSDLLSLLFELINIARRDGIVALEPHVSKPEQSATINRYPGIAKNKQLAYFICDNIKCLLSEGIDAHRYDDLMRTDIATMHHHAMIAPGAVTKIADALPGLGIVAAVLGIVLTMGKINEPPEVLGHSIGAALVGTFLGILMSYGFVGPMAVNLEYQAKAQQHMLHVVKEVLAAFNSGFSPLLSVEMGRRAIPDDVRPSMEDMEGALRGKK, from the coding sequence ATGTTCGCGATTATCGGCATTGTGGTGGTTCTCGCCTGCGTCTTCGGCGGCTTCCTGCTCGAAGGCGGCCATATGGGCGTGCTGTTCCAGCCCATCGAACTGCTCATCATCGGCGGCGCAGCCCTTGGCTCCTTTTTCATCTCCTCGCCCAAATCCATCGCCCTTGGCACCTTCAAACACGTCATGCACGTGTTTACCGGCAAGGAACCAACGGCCGGCGACTATTCCGACCTGCTCTCGCTCCTCTTCGAACTGATCAACATCGCCCGGCGCGACGGCATCGTGGCCCTGGAACCGCATGTCTCCAAGCCCGAACAGTCCGCCACCATCAACCGCTACCCGGGCATCGCCAAAAACAAACAGCTGGCCTATTTCATCTGCGACAACATCAAGTGCCTGCTCTCCGAAGGCATCGACGCCCACCGCTACGACGACCTCATGCGCACCGACATTGCCACCATGCACCACCACGCCATGATCGCCCCGGGAGCCGTGACCAAGATTGCCGACGCCCTGCCCGGCCTTGGCATCGTGGCCGCGGTGCTTGGCATCGTTTTGACCATGGGCAAGATCAACGAGCCGCCGGAAGTGCTCGGCCACAGCATCGGCGCGGCCCTGGTCGGCACCTTCCTCGGCATCCTCATGAGTTACGGCTTTGTCGGTCCCATGGCCGTCAACCTGGAATACCAGGCCAAGGCCCAGCAGCACATGCTCCACGTGGTCAAGGAAGTGCTGGCCGCCTTCAACTCCGGTTTCTCGCCGCTACTGTCCGTGGAAATGGGCCGCCGGGCCATCCCCGACGACGTGCGGCCGAGCATGGAAGACATGGAAGGGGCGCTTCGTGGGAAAAAATGA
- a CDS encoding DsrE family protein: protein MHYDIVFHLDQGQAELDIAVSNISNVFKALPEEKFTLVLLVNGPAIKLMVKDTDNCAKLLTLCGQGLELRVCNNALTHFNIAPESLCPACRIVPAGILELVNLQRQGFAYIKP, encoded by the coding sequence ATGCACTACGACATTGTGTTCCACCTCGACCAGGGCCAGGCCGAACTCGATATTGCCGTTAGCAACATCAGCAATGTCTTCAAAGCCCTGCCGGAAGAAAAATTTACCCTCGTCCTGCTGGTCAACGGACCGGCCATCAAGCTCATGGTCAAGGATACGGACAACTGCGCCAAGCTCCTCACACTGTGCGGCCAGGGGTTGGAGCTTCGGGTCTGCAACAACGCGCTCACCCATTTCAATATCGCACCCGAATCGCTGTGCCCGGCCTGCCGCATCGTTCCCGCCGGCATCCTCGAACTCGTCAACCTCCAACGCCAGGGCTTTGCCTACATCAAACCCTAG
- a CDS encoding OmpA/MotB family protein, whose amino-acid sequence MGKNDGKTVVIYRESDEGHGGHHGGSWKVAYADFVTAMMAFFLLLWLVVSLKPQTKTELSLVFQDKNVPSKEKVQNLEKVPTFISPDAIKGNPEFKLSQENKLKYEIAILIKELITSDQAVKNNSGVSNDSSGVLMQVNSSVMFKAASAELTPAARKVLDGVAKILRDFKINLTVRGHADDEEGSGPYPSKWELSAARAASAARYLSEKAGIPTTRLRAVGLADSQPLVPPTSSENKARNRRIEFFYTSPDMRPGERSQDGP is encoded by the coding sequence GTGGGAAAAAATGACGGCAAGACCGTTGTCATCTACCGCGAGTCCGACGAGGGCCACGGCGGACACCACGGCGGTTCCTGGAAGGTGGCCTACGCCGACTTCGTGACGGCCATGATGGCCTTTTTCCTGCTCCTGTGGCTGGTGGTGTCGCTCAAACCCCAGACCAAAACGGAGCTGTCCCTGGTCTTTCAGGACAAGAACGTGCCGTCCAAGGAAAAAGTCCAGAACCTGGAAAAAGTGCCCACCTTCATCAGCCCCGACGCCATCAAGGGCAATCCGGAATTCAAGCTTTCCCAGGAAAACAAGCTCAAGTACGAAATCGCCATTCTGATCAAGGAACTCATCACCTCGGATCAGGCCGTCAAGAACAACTCCGGCGTCAGCAACGACTCCTCGGGCGTGCTCATGCAGGTCAACAGTTCGGTCATGTTCAAAGCCGCCTCGGCGGAACTGACCCCGGCCGCCCGAAAGGTCCTGGACGGAGTGGCCAAGATCCTGCGCGATTTCAAGATCAATCTCACCGTGCGCGGCCACGCCGACGACGAGGAAGGCTCCGGCCCCTATCCGTCCAAATGGGAACTGTCCGCGGCCCGGGCCGCTTCCGCCGCCCGCTACCTGTCGGAAAAGGCCGGCATCCCCACCACCCGCCTGCGGGCCGTGGGACTGGCCGACAGCCAGCCGCTGGTGCCGCCCACCTCGTCCGAAAACAAGGCCCGCAACCGGCGCATCGAATTCTTCTACACCAGCCCGGACATGCGCCCGGGCGAACGCTCCCAGGACGGGCCGTAG
- a CDS encoding GAF domain-containing hybrid sensor histidine kinase/response regulator yields the protein MAKPLDQPPVRGFFPALAAGCATSLVLALGLLTAADWYRMHLWLVWEPWRLNIFYLTVAVCVLLPGGLVGLLVDRERRLRCNLSGQGAEILRARADLDRTHRALVALSSINHELIRATDREGLFSRIGQILVEQSGYSLVWVGIIEPGPEKRLRVAARAGQDSAWLDTLDAHWDASPRGHGPTGTAVREARLVIMANMQDEPFFKDWPNRPAGLDRYHSALSLPLRVAGRPAGAITIYETAQRDFSDEEVGLLTQMADDVSYGLEFMRLGLGRERTSKLLRQALRTGAAMSRTALELAAGGQDLRALASHVLQHALWLTGSPLGAVGIVVRPTGRLDWLAVTQADGTIRPLRPEECDLFQDDGGRFGGPFAATLNEGVPLRVDRPTTLEGFGPAQPGLERVSRFLALPLRPTGEEPRGLILLADAAAPYADRDIRAVGRLSVLFEMAVTRRQVEEELISARRRAEAASEAKTQFLANISHELRTPINGILGMAQLAVLEGKAVGETEYWQTVRDATDRLVEIVDNLLELANVESGSLSPMLREFGLRRLLDSLRSSFSIRAGLAGLTFDLNVDATLPDKLLGDPFRLRQILSNLIDNAIRFTPAGGISVQVRRYEPTQSGGTRRVFVAADFSGVSLVFSVTDTGIGIAADKLAAIFESFALGEDYLTKRYGGTGMGLSIARRLAELLGGSIWVESQPAYGSTFYLTVPMWPVVAELDAPPSGEAEMIPLPPLRIMVVEDEAINRLALARGLRKLGHDVIEAGNGEDALRRLSMERVDVVIMDVQMPVMDGLTAVAHIRNGEVPGTNRRLPVVALTAYALEGDRQRFLNAGMDEFVTKPCDMDQLLRAVAKVVEIKPAG from the coding sequence GTGGCAAAGCCCCTAGACCAGCCGCCCGTCCGGGGCTTTTTCCCAGCCCTTGCGGCCGGCTGTGCCACATCACTTGTCCTGGCCCTGGGCCTGCTGACCGCTGCGGACTGGTACCGGATGCATCTGTGGCTGGTCTGGGAGCCCTGGCGGCTCAACATCTTTTATCTGACCGTGGCCGTCTGCGTGCTCCTGCCCGGAGGGCTGGTCGGGCTGCTCGTGGACCGCGAGCGCCGGCTTCGCTGCAATCTTTCGGGCCAGGGCGCCGAGATCCTCCGGGCCAGGGCCGATCTGGACCGGACCCACCGGGCGCTTGTGGCCTTAAGCTCCATCAATCATGAACTGATTCGGGCCACGGACCGCGAAGGCCTTTTCAGCCGCATCGGCCAAATTCTGGTGGAGCAGTCCGGCTACAGTCTGGTCTGGGTAGGTATAATCGAGCCGGGACCGGAAAAACGGCTGCGGGTGGCGGCCCGGGCCGGCCAGGACAGCGCCTGGCTCGACACCTTGGACGCCCACTGGGATGCGTCCCCCCGGGGACACGGCCCCACCGGCACGGCCGTCCGGGAGGCGCGTCTGGTCATTATGGCCAACATGCAGGACGAACCGTTTTTCAAGGATTGGCCGAACCGCCCGGCCGGGCTCGACCGCTATCACAGCGCCTTGTCGTTGCCGCTGCGGGTGGCCGGTCGCCCGGCCGGGGCCATCACCATTTACGAAACGGCGCAGCGGGATTTCAGTGACGAGGAAGTCGGGCTGCTCACCCAGATGGCCGACGACGTCTCGTACGGGCTGGAATTTATGCGGCTCGGGCTTGGCCGCGAGCGCACCTCGAAACTGTTGCGTCAGGCCCTTCGGACCGGTGCGGCCATGTCGCGCACCGCCCTGGAACTGGCGGCCGGCGGCCAGGACCTGCGCGCCCTGGCCAGCCACGTTCTCCAGCACGCCCTGTGGCTGACGGGCAGTCCTTTGGGCGCCGTCGGCATCGTCGTCCGACCGACCGGCCGCCTGGACTGGCTGGCCGTGACCCAGGCCGACGGCACGATCCGGCCCCTGCGGCCTGAGGAGTGCGACCTCTTCCAGGATGACGGCGGCCGGTTCGGCGGTCCCTTTGCGGCCACCTTAAACGAAGGCGTCCCGCTCCGTGTCGACCGACCGACCACGCTGGAAGGTTTTGGTCCGGCCCAGCCCGGCCTGGAACGGGTGTCCCGGTTTCTGGCCCTGCCGTTGCGGCCAACCGGCGAGGAGCCACGGGGCCTCATTTTGCTGGCCGATGCCGCCGCCCCCTATGCCGACCGGGATATCCGGGCCGTGGGCCGGCTGTCCGTGCTGTTCGAGATGGCGGTGACCCGGCGGCAGGTCGAGGAAGAACTGATCTCGGCCAGACGCCGGGCCGAGGCGGCCAGCGAAGCCAAAACCCAGTTTTTGGCCAATATCAGCCATGAACTCCGCACGCCCATAAACGGCATCCTGGGCATGGCCCAGCTGGCCGTGCTTGAGGGCAAGGCCGTCGGCGAAACGGAATACTGGCAGACCGTGCGCGACGCCACCGACCGGCTGGTGGAGATCGTGGACAATCTGCTGGAATTGGCCAATGTCGAATCCGGCTCCCTCTCGCCCATGCTGCGGGAATTCGGCCTGCGCCGGCTGCTTGACTCGCTTCGCAGCTCGTTTTCGATACGGGCCGGGCTGGCCGGGCTGACCTTTGATCTCAATGTCGACGCCACCCTGCCCGATAAGCTCTTGGGCGATCCCTTCCGGCTGCGCCAGATTCTCTCCAATCTCATCGACAACGCCATCCGTTTCACCCCGGCCGGGGGCATCTCGGTGCAGGTGCGCCGGTATGAGCCGACCCAGTCCGGGGGGACGCGCCGGGTCTTCGTCGCCGCCGATTTCAGCGGCGTGAGCCTCGTTTTCAGCGTGACCGACACCGGCATCGGCATCGCAGCCGACAAACTGGCCGCCATCTTCGAGAGTTTTGCCCTGGGCGAGGACTACCTGACCAAGCGCTACGGCGGCACGGGCATGGGGCTGTCCATTGCCCGCCGGCTGGCCGAGCTGCTTGGCGGCAGCATCTGGGTGGAGAGCCAGCCGGCTTATGGCAGCACGTTTTATCTGACCGTGCCCATGTGGCCGGTGGTCGCGGAACTCGACGCGCCCCCCTCAGGAGAGGCCGAGATGATCCCCCTGCCGCCGCTTCGGATCATGGTGGTGGAAGACGAGGCCATCAACCGTCTGGCCCTGGCCCGGGGGCTGCGCAAGCTCGGCCACGACGTCATCGAGGCCGGCAATGGCGAGGATGCCTTGCGCCGCCTGTCCATGGAGCGGGTGGACGTGGTGATTATGGACGTCCAGATGCCGGTGATGGACGGGCTGACCGCCGTGGCCCACATCCGAAACGGCGAGGTGCCCGGCACCAACCGCCGCCTGCCGGTGGTGGCCCTGACGGCCTACGCCCTGGAAGGCGACCGCCAACGCTTTTTAAACGCCGGCATGGACGAGTTCGTGACCAAGCCCTGCGACATGGACCAGCTGCTGCGCGCCGTGGCCAAGGTGGTGGAGATCAAGCCGGCGGGTTAG
- a CDS encoding MogA/MoaB family molybdenum cofactor biosynthesis protein: protein MGLSLSTAASLTLAANQRLHILETDAPDYAVRLVAAGRLPRLAVGTTLTPEGGSPVLQLIGVHSRPGQDDVPASRVLCAKVLTPGSLPAGETRFSPNRQGLALAWITLSDKGSQGLRVDAAGPAIAETCAASLTISLAKGHILPDEPAQLKALLVDLALTQGFDLIVTTGGTGLSPRDTTPEATLAVIEKRLPGFETAMLMASLAKTRHAMLSRAVAGTLGQAIIVNVPGSPKAVRETLAALMPAIPHGLDKLRGDPADCAQA from the coding sequence ATGGGACTTTCCCTGTCTACCGCAGCCAGCCTGACCCTCGCCGCCAACCAACGGCTTCATATTCTTGAAACCGACGCACCCGACTATGCCGTGCGCCTGGTTGCCGCCGGACGCCTGCCCCGGCTGGCCGTCGGGACGACGCTCACGCCCGAGGGGGGCAGCCCGGTCCTGCAACTCATCGGCGTCCACTCCCGCCCCGGCCAGGACGATGTCCCGGCCAGCCGCGTCCTTTGCGCCAAAGTCCTCACCCCGGGCAGCCTCCCGGCCGGCGAAACCCGTTTCAGCCCAAACCGCCAGGGCCTTGCCCTGGCCTGGATCACGTTAAGCGACAAAGGCAGCCAGGGCCTTCGCGTCGACGCCGCCGGCCCGGCCATTGCCGAAACCTGCGCCGCCTCCCTGACCATAAGCCTGGCCAAAGGCCATATCCTGCCCGACGAGCCGGCCCAACTCAAAGCGCTCCTCGTCGATCTGGCCCTGACCCAGGGTTTCGACCTCATCGTCACCACCGGCGGCACCGGCCTCTCGCCCCGCGACACCACCCCCGAAGCCACCCTGGCCGTCATCGAAAAACGCCTGCCCGGCTTCGAGACCGCCATGCTCATGGCCTCGCTGGCCAAAACCCGCCACGCCATGCTGTCGCGCGCCGTGGCCGGCACGCTTGGCCAGGCCATCATCGTCAACGTGCCCGGCTCCCCCAAGGCCGTGCGCGAAACCCTGGCCGCCCTCATGCCCGCCATCCCCCACGGCCTGGACAAATTGCGCGGCGACCCGGCCGACTGCGCCCAGGCGTAG
- the rfbA gene encoding glucose-1-phosphate thymidylyltransferase RfbA: MKGIILAGGSGTRLYPITRVVSKQLLPIYDKPMIYYPLSVLMLAGIRDILIISTPTDLPRFQEMLGDGKSLGVTFTYKVQPKPEGLAQAFLLGKEFIGKDSVCLVLGDNIFYGQGLATVLQRSARLTDGGVVFGYKVRDPKRYGVVEFDAEKNVISIEEKPEHPKSKFAVTGLYFYDNDVVSVAEGLTPSPRGELEITDLNNVYLQRGKLKVEFLGRGYAWLDTGTHESLLHASSFVQAIQERQGVLVACIEEIAYRMGYIDAGQVEHLAKDMLKNDYGQYLMEMIREA, from the coding sequence ATGAAAGGCATCATCTTGGCCGGCGGTTCCGGTACGCGGCTCTATCCCATCACGCGGGTGGTGAGCAAACAGCTTTTGCCCATCTATGACAAGCCCATGATCTATTACCCGCTGTCCGTGCTGATGCTGGCCGGCATCCGGGATATTTTAATCATTTCGACGCCGACCGACCTGCCTCGTTTTCAGGAGATGCTTGGCGACGGCAAGAGCCTTGGCGTGACGTTCACGTACAAGGTGCAGCCCAAGCCCGAGGGATTGGCCCAGGCGTTTTTGCTGGGCAAGGAATTTATCGGCAAGGATTCGGTCTGTCTGGTGCTTGGCGACAACATCTTTTACGGCCAGGGGCTGGCCACGGTCTTGCAGCGAAGCGCCCGGCTGACGGACGGCGGCGTGGTGTTCGGCTACAAGGTGCGCGATCCCAAGCGGTATGGCGTGGTCGAGTTTGACGCGGAAAAAAACGTCATCAGCATCGAGGAAAAGCCGGAGCATCCCAAGTCCAAGTTTGCGGTGACTGGACTGTATTTCTACGACAACGACGTGGTGTCGGTGGCCGAGGGGCTGACCCCTTCGCCCCGGGGCGAGCTTGAGATCACGGATCTCAACAACGTGTATCTGCAACGCGGCAAGCTCAAGGTGGAGTTTCTCGGGCGCGGCTATGCCTGGCTTGATACCGGCACCCATGAGTCGCTGCTCCATGCCTCGAGCTTTGTCCAGGCCATCCAGGAACGCCAGGGCGTGCTGGTGGCCTGCATCGAGGAGATCGCCTACCGCATGGGCTATATTGATGCCGGGCAGGTGGAGCATCTGGCCAAGGACATGCTCAAAAACGATTACGGCCAGTATCTGATGGAGATGATCCGCGAGGCCTAG